One Xiphophorus couchianus chromosome 1, X_couchianus-1.0, whole genome shotgun sequence genomic region harbors:
- the erbb3b gene encoding receptor tyrosine-protein kinase erbB-3b, translating into MDQQQVLLLCVALSWRIHTGSTQSHEEVCPGTQNGLSSTGSQETQYNLIKDRYSGCEIIMGNLEITQIESNWDFSFLKTIREVTGYVLIAMNHVQEIPLGQLRVIRGNTLYERRFALSVFFNYPKEGSNGLRQLGLLNLTEILEGGVQIINNKFLSYGPLIFWQDIVRDNSAPIDIQNNGERGPCHKSCGDYCWGPNKDQCQILTKMVCAPQCNGRCFGRSPRDCCHIECAAGCKGPLDEDCFACRHFNDSGACVPQCPQTLIYNKQTFQMETNPNAKYQYGSICVSQCPTHFVVDGSSCVSVCPPDKTEMERDGQRQCELCSGFCPKVCNGTGAEHRQTVDSSNIDSFVNCTKIQGSLHFLVTGILGDDFKNIPPLDAKKLEVFRTVREITDILNIQSWPKELNNLSVFSSLSTIQGRSLYKRFSLMVMRIPTLTSLGLRSLRYINDGSVYISQNTNLCYHHTVNWTQLFRGRRVRVNNLNNNKPFAECVTEGHVCDPLCSDSGCWGPGPDQCLTCRNYSRHGTCVGSCSFLSGEKREFARSDKECVACHPECKPQRGKVSCTGTGADECVACSNLQDGPYCMSSCPSGVFDEHRGLIFKYPNKEGHCEPCHPNCTQGCVGPGLNDCKISGGSGQITGIALAVPACLIFCLGLFFLGVLYHRGIAIRHKRAMRRYLESGESFEPLGPGEKGTKVFARILRPSELKKMKLLGYGVFGTVHKGFWTPEGETVKIPVAIKTIQDSSGRQTFTEITDHLLSMGSLDYPYIVRVLGICPGPSLQLVTQLSPRGSLLEHIRQHKNSLDPQRLLNWCVQIAKGMFYLEEHRMVHRNLAARNILLKNDYQVQISDYGVADLLYPDDKKYVYTDTKTPIKWMALESILFQRYTHQSDVWSYGVTVWEMMSFGAEPYVSVQPQEVPSLLEKGERLSQPHICTIDVYMVMVKCWMIDENVRPTFKELASDFTRMARDPHRYLVIKEGEDPPPGEIQRRESERGLLDADLEDTDEDGLDDGLTTPPLQHSPSWSLSRSRINSCRSGVSQSGLTGYLPMTPSPADNIRQLWFHRSRLSSVRTLPERSEVRGNGKEAEGLRAGSLRRTRLGSERSSPRVALSRHRKLSTASTPSSYKVWTAQEDEEDLDHYGYVLPGSPETPERSTKRNRIPEACKGATAKQRDGMEKDQLHSWREIKSVDQKTEVGRGICRYEYMDIRHSDSSEGGESELERCRSQTSSTTGAETDQTAGGLVKERKGEEETEICHTNKQAAVTEDPSGGVVPGADVLAAGAGTVEEYEEMSRFEKVPGERGHAEYENLPAKARAAPEETDSDRCAGIGEYIKVCAGIREPGNNTSFDNPDYWHSRLFLKPDAVRT; encoded by the exons ATGGACCAGCAGCAAGTCCTGTTACTTTGTGTGGCTTTGTCATGGAGGATACACACTGGGTCCACTCAATCACATGAAG AGGTGTGTCCGGGTACCCAGAACGGTCTGAGCTCCACCGGTTCTCAGGAGACTCAGTACAACCTGATCAAGGACCGCTACAGCGGCTGTGAGATCATCATGGGGAACCTAGAGATCACTCAGATTGAGAGTAACTGGGACTTCTCCTTCCTCAAG ACAATCCGTGAGGTGACCGGTTACGTCCTCATTGCTATGAACCACGTTCAGGAGATTCCCTTAGGACAGCTGCGGGTGATCAGAGGAAACACTCTGTATGAAAGACGCTTCGCTCTGTCGGTTTTTTTCAACTATCCCAAAGAAGGCTCCAACGGTCTGCGACAGCTCGGACTCCTAAACCTGACAG AGATTCTGGAGGGTGGAGTGCAGATTATTAACAACAAATTCCTGAGTTATGGCCCCTTGATCTTCTGGCAAGATATTGTTCGAGACAACAGCGCTCCGATTGACATCCAAAATAATGGGGAGAGAG gccCGTGTCACAAATCTTGCGGCGATTACTGCTGGGGACCCAATAAGGACCAGTGTCAGATCT TGACTAAGATGGTGTGTGCTCCCCAGTGCAACGGACGCTGCTTTGGGAGAAGCCCCAGAGACTGCTGCCACATCGAGTGTGCAGCAGGGTGCAAAGGCCCTCTGGATGAGGATTGTTTT GCATGCCGTCATTTCAATGATTCAGGAGCCTGCGTGCCTCAGTGCCCCCAGACCCTCATTTACAACAAACAGACATTTCAAATGGAGACCAATCCCAATGCAAAGTACCAATATGGATCAATCTGTGTGTCTCAGTGTCCTA CTCATTTTGTGGTGGACGGGAGCTCCTGCGTGAGCGTCTGTCCTCCAGACAagacagagatggagagagacggCCAGAGGCAGTGTGAGCTCTGCAGTGGATTCTGCCCGAAAG TGTGTAACGGCACTGGCGCAGAGCACCGACAGACGGTGGATTCTAGCAACATTGACAGCTTCGTTAATTGCACCAAGATCCAGGGCAGCCTTCACTTCCTGGTCACAGGGATTCTTGG agatgattttaaaaacattccacCACTCGATGCCAAAAAGTTGGAGGTGTTCCGTACCGTGAGGGAAATAACAG ATATTCTTAACATCCAGTCGTGGCCTAAAGAGCTAAACAACCTCTCGGTTTTTTCAAGCCTCTCGACAATTCAGGGGAGGTCGCTCTACAA GCGATTCTCTCTGATGGTGATGCGTATCCCCACTCTTACCTCCCTCGGGCTGCGCTCTCTGCGGTATATCAACGACGGCAGCGTGTACATCAGCCAGAATACCAACCTTTGTTATCACCACACTGTGAACTGGACGCAGCTGTTCAGGGGCCGCAGAGTTCGAGTCAACAACCTCAACAACAACAAGCCGTTTGCGGAGTGTG TTACAGAAGGACATGTGTGCGATCCTCTGTGTTCAGACTCAGGCTGCTGGGGCCCCGGCCCTGACCAGTGTCTTACCTGTAGGAACTACAGCCGCCACGGCACATGTGTGGgaagctgcagctttttgtCTGG AGAAAAGAGGGAATTTGCAAGATCTGACAAAGAATGTGTCGCTTGTCATCCGGAGTGCAAGCCTCAGAGGGGAAAAGTCAGCTGCACAGGAACG ggGGCAGATGAATGTGTGGCTTGCTCCAATCTTCAAGATGGTCCATACTGCATGTCCTCTTGTCCCTCTGGAGTATTTGATGAACACAGAGGACTAATTTTCAAATACCCCAACAAAGAGGGCCACTGTGAACCATGTCATCCCAACTGCACACAGGG GTGCGTCGGCCCAGGTTTAAACGATTGTAAGATATCAGGCGGCAG CGGACAGATCACAGGCATAGCATTGGCAGTCCCAGCTTGTTTGATTTTCTGCCTCGGGTTGTTCTTCCTGGGGGTGTTGTACCACCGAGGCATTGCCATCCGCCACAAGAGAGCCATGAGAAGATACCTGGAGAGTGGAGAG AGCTTTGAGCCCCTGGGTCCGGGAGAAAAAGGCACAAAGGTTTTTGCTCGAATCTTGAGGCCATCagagctgaaaaaaatgaaactccTTGGCTATGGTGTTTTTGGAACGGTACACAAG GGCTTTTGGACCCCAGAGGGAGAGACTGTCAAGATACCTGTGGCAATAAAGACGATCCAGGACAGCTCAGGTCGACAAACCTTCACTGAAATCACTGAT CACTTGTTGTCCATGGGCAGCCTGGACTACCCTTACATTGTTAGGGTGCTGGGAATTTGTCCTGGTCCCAGTCTCCAGCTGGTGACCCAGCTCAGTCCCCGTGGCTCCTTACTGGAGCACATCAGACAGCATAAGAACAGCCTGGACCCCCAGCGCCTGCTCAACTGGTGTGTGCAGATCGCTAAG GGTATGTTCTACCTGGAGGAACACCGCATGGTCCACAGAAATCTGGCTGCCCGCAACATCCTGCTGAAGAACGACTACCAGGTCCAGATCTCAGACTACGGCGTGGCAGACCTCCTCTATCCTGATGACAAGAAATACGTCTACACAGATACAAAG ACACCTATAAAGTGGATGGCGCTTGAGAGCATCTTGTTTCAAAGATACACTCATCAAAGCGATGTTTGGAGTTATG GAGTGACAGTGTGGGAGATGATGTCCTTTGGGGCGGAGCCGTACGTGTCGGTGCAGCCTCAGGAAGTGCCGAGCCTTTTGGAGAAGGGCGAGCGTCTGTCACAGCCCCACATCTGCACCATCGATGTCTACATGGTCATGGTTAAAT gCTGGATGATTGACGAGAACGTGAGGCCAACCTTCAAAGAGCTAGCAAGTGATTTTACACGGATGGCAAGAGATCCACATAGATACCTTGTTATCAAG GAAGGGGAAGACCCCCCCCCTGGAGAAATCCAACGAAGAGAGTCAGAGCGAGGACTTCTGGATGCAGATTTGGAAGACACAGATGAGGACGGGCTGGACGATGGCTTGACTACACCTCCTCTCCAGCACTCTCCATCGTGGAGTCTTTCTCGTTCAAGGATAAATTCCTGCAGG AGTGGTGTATCTCAGTCTGGCCTGACCGGATACCTACCAATGACTCCAAGTCCAGCAGACAACATCCGTCAG CTGTGGTTTCACCGTTCCCGCCTGAGCTCTGTGCGGACACTGCctgaaaggtcagaggtcagaggaaatGGCAAGGAGGCAGAGGGGTTACGGGCTGGAAGCCTTCGCCGAACAAGGCTAGGCTCAGAGAGGAGCAGCCCTCGTGTAGCTTTAAGTCGTCACAGGAAGCTTTCCACGGCCTCCACTCCATCCTCCTACAAGGTGTGGACGGCacaggaggatgaggaggatttGGACCACTATGGCTACGTTCTGCCTGGGTCACCTGAAACCCCAGAAAGAA GTACAAAACGTAATCGGATACCTGAGGCTTGCAAAGGAGCAACAGCAAAGCAAAGAGATGGAATGGAGAAAGATCAGCTCCACAGCTGGAGAGAGATCAAATCTGTGGATCAAAAAACAGAGGTGGGCCGAGGGATTTGCAGATATGAATACATGGATATCAGGCACTCAGACTCTTCAGAAGGAGGTGAGTCAGAATTGGAGAGATGTCGGAGTCAAACATCTTCAACGACTGGAGCGGAGACAGACCAAACAGCAGGGGGCTTGGTCAAAGAGAGGAAGGGGgaagaagaaactgaaatttgccacacaaataaacaaGCCGCAGTAACAGAGGATCCTAGTGGTGGTGTTGTGCCCGGGGCAGATGTTTTGGCAGCTGGAGCCGGTACGGTGGAGGAGTACGAGGAGATGAGCAGATTTGAAAAGGTGCCTGGTGAACGGGGGCACGCGGAATATGAGAACCTCCCAGCGAAGGCGAGGGCTGCTCCCGAGGAGACGGACAGTGACAGGTGTGCAGGGATCGGGGAATACATCAAGGTGTGTGCTGGCATCAGGGAACCTGGCAACAACACATCGTTTGACAACCCAGACTACTGGCACAGCAGGCTGTTCCTCAAACCAGATGCTGTACGCACATAA
- the pa2g4b gene encoding proliferation-associated protein 2G4b, with translation MSGDEESPEQTIAEDLVVTKYKMGAEIANQALKKVAEAAVPGVSVLSLCQKGDEFIAAETGKIFKREKDMKKGIAFPTCVSVNNCVCHFSPLKSDPDVILKDGDLVKIDLGVHVDGFISNVAHSFVVGATKDNPVTGRKADVIKAAHLCAEAALRLVKPGNQNTQVTEAWNKIAKSFKCSAVEGMLSHQLKQHLIDGEKTIIQNPTDQQRKDHEKAEFEVHEVYAVDVLISTGEGKAKDGGQRTTVYKRDPNKVYGLKMKTSRTFFSEMERRFDTMPFTLRAFEDEAKARLGVVECAKHELLQPFAVLYEKEGEFVAQFKFTVLLMANGPLRITSSLFEPELYQSEHDVEDPELKVLLQSSASRKAQKKKKKKASKTVENATGQAMETEAAE, from the exons ATGTCTGGAGATGAGGAGTCACCAGAGCAGACCATCGCCGAAGACCTGGTGGTCACCAAGTACAAGATGGGAGCAGAGATCGCGAACc AGGCTCTGAAGAAAGTAGCCGAGGCCGCTGTGCCTGGAGTCTCAGTGCTCAGCCTCTGTCAAAAAGGAGATGAATTCATCGCAGCAGAAACCGGTAAAATCTTCAAAAGGGAGAAAGACATGAAGAAAg GCATCGCGTTCCCCACCTGTGTGTCGGTCAACAACTGCGTATGTCACTTCTCCCCTCTGAAAAGTGACCCTGATGTAATCCTGAAAGATGGGGACCTTGTGAAGAT TGACCTCGGGGTGCATGTTGATGGCTTCATCTCAAATGTGGCTCATAGCTTCGTTGTTGGGGCAACCAAG GACAACCCTGTAACAGGGCGGAAAGCTGATGTCATCAAAGCAGCTCACCTGTGTGCAGAAGCTGCTCTCCGGCTCGTCAAGCCAGGAAACCAG AACACACAGGTCACAGAAGCCTGGAACAAAATCGCCAAGTCATTCAAGTGCTCTGCAGTTGAGG GCATGCTGTCTCATCAGCTTAAACAGCATTTGATAGATGGCGAGAAAACCATCATTCAGAACCCAACGGACCAGCAGAG AAAGGATCATGAGAAGGCGGAGTTCGAAGTGCACGAGGTCTACGCTGTGGATGTGCTGATCAGCACTGGGGAGGGAAAG GCAAAGGACGGAGGCCAGCGGACCACAGTTTACAAGCGAGACCCCAATAAGGTCTACGGGTTGAAGATGAAAACGTCCCGCACGTTCTTCAGCGAGATGGAGAGACGATTCGACACGATGCCTTTCACTTTGAG AGCATTTGAGGACGAAGCCAAGGCCAGGCTGGGTGTGGTGGAGTGTGCCAAGCATGAGCTGTTGCAGCCGTTCGCCGTGCTGTACGAGAAGGAAG GGGAATTTGTGGCCCAGTTCAAGTTCACTGTTCTGCTCATGGCCAACGGACCTCTGCGGATCACCAGCAGCCTCTTTGAGCCCGAGCTCTACCAGTCTGAGCACGACGTGGAGGATCCAGAGCTGAAG GTTTTGCTTCAGAGCTCGGCCAGCCGCAAGgctcagaagaagaagaaaaagaag GCTTCAAAAACCGTAGAGAATGCGACAGGACAGGCGATGGAGACCGAAGCTGCCGAGTAA